The following DNA comes from Marinilactibacillus sp. Marseille-P9653.
GTAAGTAATATGCTTTATCTGGATTATGACATTGGTGAACACACGCTGAATGAAGATGGATCTAACCACAATCGAGATGGGGTTGCTTTTATACAGAAAATGAATCGAGTATTATTTGAGCGACATCCTGACTTGTTAGTCATGGCTGAAGAAAGTACAGCTTGGAGTAAAGTTACACATCCCGTCCATGAGGGTGGATTAGGTTTCAACTATAAATGGAATATGGGCTGGATGAATGATACATTGAAATTTTTCGAAATGGATCCAATTGAAAGAAAATATCATTTTGATCTTATTACGTTCTCTTTCATGTATACATTCAATGAAAATTTTGTTCTTCCAATCTCCCATGACGAAGTGGTCCACGGGAAAAAGTCATTAATGGATAAAATGTTTGGAGATCGATACAACCAGTTTGCAGGACTCAGAACACTTGAAACCTATAAAATGATGCATCCTGGGAAAAAGTTGCAGTTTATGGGATCAGAATTTGGACAATTTCTGGAGTGGCGATTTGATGAAGGTTTGGAATGGACAAATTTAGAAGATCCTTACAACCATCGTCATCTTGAATTTACAAAACAATTAAACAACTTTTATAAGAATGAAAAAGCATTATGGGAAGTCGATCATCAAAAAGACGGTTTAGAAATTCTAGATGCTTCAAATAATGAACAGACAACATTATTTTTTGTTAGAAAAGGTAAAAAAACTAGAGACTTCTTAATTGTTCTTTGTAACTTTGTTCCGGTAGAACGCCATAATATTCGAGTTGGTGTACCGTTTAAAGGGCAATACGAAGAAGTATGGAATACAGAATATGACACTTTAGGCGGGACATGGACAAAAGGACAAGGTGTCTTAAAAACCGATGCAATTTCCGCTAATGGGTATGAGCAGTCTGTTGAATTGATGTTACCTGCATTAAGTATTATCGTTCTTAAACCTAAAAGAGTTTACGGCGTTCCCAAATCATCATAATTTATTAATAGCATCGAAAGGTAATTGTAAACAGACTCATCAAGAAAAAGGAGGGAAGGAAGTTCTCTTAGAGACTTCCGAATATAGATGAAAACAGAAACAGTAGCAATGATATTAGCTGGTGGACAGGGATCTAGACTAGGTAAACTGACAAAACAAATTGCCAAACCAGCTGTACCATTTGGTGGTAATTATCGTATCATAGACTTCGCCTTATCCAATTGTGCCAATTCAGGAATCAATAATGTAGGTGTAGTAACGCAGTATCAACCATTAGTCTTGAATCAGCATGTTGGTAATGGAGCAAGCTGGGGACTAAACCGTCACAACGGAGGCGCAACTATTTTACAGCCTTATTCAAGTGTTGATGGAGAAAAATTCTTTAAAGGGACATCACATGCTGTTTATCAGAATATCAGTTTTATTGATGCGCAAAATCCAGATTATGTTGTCATTCTTTCCGGAGATCATATCTATAAAATGGATTACGAGAAAATGCTGGATTTCCATAAAGAAAAGGCAGCTTCTTTGACAGTTGGTGTTATGCCCGTTGAATGGGAAGAAGCTTCTCGTTTTGGTGTTATGAATACAGACCGCACGGAACGGATCACTGAATTTCAAGAAAAGCCGGCAGAGCCAAAATCTAACCTAGCTTCAATGGGGATTTATATCTTTAACTGGCCAAGACTAAAGCAATACCTTGTAGATAATCAAGCAAAAAATAGACAGATGGATGACTTTGGCCACCACGTTATTCCAGCATATTTGAGAAACAGCGAGTCTGTTTATGCTTATTCATTTAAAGGATATTGGAAAGATGTTGGAACAGTTGAAAGTCTATGGGCCGCAAATATGGAGTTTTTGAATCCTGACCATGAATTAGATATTCGAGATAAAAACTGGAAAGTTTATTCTCAAAATCCAAATACAACAGCACAGTTCTTAACGGATACAGCTAAAGTAAAAGATTCGATGATTACTGATGGTTGCTATATCGCAGGTGAAGTAAATCATTCAGTTCTTTCACATAACGTAAAAATCGGTAAGAATTCCGTTGTAAAAGATAGTGTGATTATGCCAGGAGCAGTAATTGGAGAAAATGTTACGATAACAAAAGCAATTATTGGAGAAAATGCTTATATTTACGACGGTGCAGAAATCATCGGCGATAATGGTGAGATTTCAGTAGTAGGCTATGGAGAAGAAGTAGGAGGATACAAAGATGCGGAATGAAATTGCAGCAATATTTAATTTAGTAGAAAATGAAGATAAGTTAAGACCTCTGACGGAGAGAAGACCGATTGCTTCTTTACCATTTGCTTGTCGCTACAGACTAATCGATTTTCCTTTTTCAAGTCTTTATAATGCTGAGGCTATCTCTGCAGCATTATTCATTTCTGAATCGGGACATTCTTTATATGACCATATCAGATCTGGTGCTACATGGGGACTTGACTCAATTGCGGGCGGAGGGGTATTTACACACTCCCAAATTCGTCTGAAAACTTCTAATGCAGAAGAAGGTTATACGCCCGCTTATTATGATGATCACTATAAATATGTGACACGTTCTCATGCGGATTACATTCTATTAATGGGTTCAAGTATGCTTTCAAATATCCAGATTAAATCAATTGTAAATTATCATAACGATAAATCCAGTGATGTAACAATCGCCTATAAAAAAATGGATCGCAAAGCATTTAGGGAAGATACTGCTTATAGTTCTTATGAATTCTATGATGAAGATACCGGTAGAATCAATAAAATCGTACCGTTGACGGAAATTGGTTATGAAGAAACAGGTATACCTGTAGGCATTGAAGTTATGGTTATCAACAAGAAAACGTTTTTGAACTATCTTCAAAAGGCTAGAGAGCGCAACTTATGTGTGAGTGTGAAGACCTTCTCTGAACTAGCACTTCAAGACGATGATGGAGTGTATGGTTTCGAATACACAGGTTATCTAAAAGCAATTGAAGATATTAAGAGCTACTTTGAAGCCAACATGGAGATGTTAAACGAAGATAACTTTAACGCTTTGTTTTATCGTGCGGATCCTGTGCTGACACGTTCGAAAAATTCTGCTCCAACTTTTTACGGTGAGAATGCAGAAATTCACAATTCACAGGTCGCGAATGATTGTGAAATTTATGGATCAGTTAAGAATTCGCTTATTTTTAGAAAAGCGAATATTGCTAAAAATGCAAAAGTTGAAAATTCTATTATTATGCAAGACTGCTACATTGAAGAAGATGTTTATTTGAATTATGTCATCTTAGATAAGCATGTTTATGTTAAAAAAGGTGTTCGTTTAGAAGGAACACCAGAAAATCCAATTGTAATTAGTAAAAATTCGGTTGTCGATGGGGACAATAGTTAAAGAAAGGGTGACAGTCAGTATGAATATTATGTTTGCAGCATCTGAATGTGCACCGTTCTTTAAAACGGGCGGACTGGGAGATGTCTTGGGGGCACTTCCAAAAGAACTGGCTAAAGGTGGTAACGACGTGCGCGTTGTTGTGCCTTTCTACAAGCAGAAAATGCCTGAAAAATACCTGAGCCAATTAAAAGATGTTGCCAGCTTTAATGTTAAAGTAGGTTGGCGAAACCAGTATTGTGGTATTAAAGAACTCGTTTTGGATCAAGTCACATACTATTTCATTGATAATCTTTTTTATTTTGATCGAGAAACTTTGTATGACTACGGAGATGACGGAGAACGCTTTGCATATTTCAGCATGGCTGTAATAGAAATGCTAGAGAAAATTGATTTTATTCCTGATATTCTTCACGTCAATGATTGGCAGACTGCGGTGATTCCCGTATTACTGAAAGATAAATATCACTGGGTAAATGCGCTGAAGGATATCAAGACCGTTTTGACCATTCACAACATTTTGTTTCAAGGTAAATTTGATCAATATATCCTTTCAGATTTCTTTGATATGGGATACAGTGCTTTTCACGATCATGGTCTCAAACATGAAGATCAAGTGGGTTGGCTTAAAGGTGGTATCTATTATGCGGATCTTGTCACTACCGTTAGCCCGACGTATGCAGAGGAAATTAAGACACCTGAGAATGGATATGGACTGGACCATGACTTACAAAATATTTCCTATAAACTTGTTGGGATATTAAACGGTATCGATTACGATATATATGATCCTAGTAAGGATAAGGTTATTCCTGCTCAATTTTCTGTTGAAGATTTATCAGGAAAATATGAGAATAAAGCCGCTTTGCAAAAAGCTTTTGCTTTACCTGAAGACAAAGAAACGGCATTAGTTGGTGTGGTCACTCGTTTAGATGAACAAAAAGGTATTCAATTGATTGCTGAAGCAATGGACGAATTACTTTCACATCGTAATCTTCAAGTCGTGCTTTTAGGTACAGGAAAAGAATATTTTGAAGATACATTTCGTTATTTCACTTCAAGGTATCCAGAGAAGTTTAGTGCAAGAATTGAATTTGATAGTGATCTTGCACAATTGATTTATGCTGGATCAGATGCATTTTTAATGCCATCGCAATTTGAACCATGTGGATTATCACAATTAAATTCACTTCGTTACGGGACATTACCAATCGTGCATGAAGTCGGTGGACTTGTAGACACGGTTCAAGCTTATAATTCTAGTAATGGAGAAGGCACTGGATTCAGTTTTCATGGATTTACGGCGTCCATGATGCTTGAAACCATTGATCGTGCTTTATCGGTATACTACGATCACCCCGAACACTGGAAAGGCATGATGATTAGAGGTATGAAAAAAGACAACAGCTGGAAAAAGTCAGCTGAAAAATATTTAGATCAATATAAGTATTTAAGTTATTAATAGAGGTAACCCTTGAAATTTCCCTGCCATCATTCAGTAGAAAATTTCAAGGGTTATTTATTTTAATCAAGCTGTAGTATGGGGATATTAGAAACGGAGGAAGTTATGTTTAATTCAGTAGATGCATTCACTCAAGAGTACAAGCAACAGTTTCAAAATTTATATGCTTTCACATACGATCAAGGTACAAATGAACAACAATATACTGCGTTAGGTACGCTGATCAAAAATAAGCTTTCCAAAAACTGGAAAGCTACACGTGAACAATACTTAGAGGACAAAGTCAAACAAGTCTACTATTTTTCAATGGAATTTTTGCCAGGACGTCAGTTGAAAAGCAATGCCTATAACATGAATATTTTGCCCGTAATCGAAGAAGGCGTTCAGGCGTTAGGTCTTGATTTCGAACATTTAGTAGAGGCGGAAGCTGATCCAGCGCTCGGAAATGGTGGGCTTGGTAGATTGGCTTCTTGTTTTATGGATTCTTTGGCTTCTTTGGGTATACCTGGAAATGGGAATGGTATTCGATATCAATATGGACTATTTCGCCAAAAATTTGTAGATGGACATCAAGTTGAATTACCCGAGTATTGGCTACGTAACCAGAATGTTTGGGAGACAAGAAATGATCAGTCATCATACATTGTACGCTTTGGAGGCAATATATGGCTAGAAGCAGATCAACAGGGCCATCTGATTCCGCAATACGAAGATACTCAGAATGTATTAGCTGTTCCTTACGATACACCTATGGTTGGATATAAGACGAATAAGATTAATAACCTGAGGTTGTGGTCTGCTGAAATTCCTGTAGAAGAGGAAGAAAACTATCATTCACTTCAAGCAATAGAGCCAATCAAAGAAATTACCCAAGTACTTTATCCAGACGACTCTAATTATGAAGGTAGATTGCTCCGATTAAAACAAGAATACTTTATGGTATCTGCCGGCGTACAATCTATTGTAAGACAATTTAGAAAATACAATTTACCTAGAAAATACTTTCCAGAAAAAATTGCCATCCACATTAATGATACGCATCCAGCGCTTGTAGTGCCTGAACTCATGCGGATCTTGATCGATGAAGAACACTTGAGTTGGGAGCAAGCCTGGGAAATAACTAGTAAAACGTGTAGTTATACAAACCATACAGTTCTTAGAGAAGCTCTTGAAAAATGGCCTATTGAAATGATGAAATCACTGTTACCAAGAATTTATATGATCATAGACGAAATTAACCATAGGTTTGTAGAAGAAAATTTACCACTATATGGAGAGTCGTTAACTTGGAAAACAGCCATTCTTCAAGATGGTATGGTAAATATGGCCCATCTTGCGATTATTGGAAGTTACAGTGTGAATGGAGTAGCACGATTACACACCGATATTTTGATGAATGATGTATTGAAAGATTTCTTTACGCTATATCCAGGAAAATTCAATAATAAAACGAATGGAATCACTCAAAGACGCTGGATGCATTTGGCTAATCCTACTTTAACAGAACTAATCGATTCTAAAATTGGTGAAGAGTGGAAACAGAACCCGGCAGAACTGAAGCTCCTTAAAGCGTTGGAAAAAGATGAGCAAACACTGGACCAACTAGCCGAAATTAAATATCAGAATAAAGTAAAACTTGCAGATTATGTAGAAAAAGTACAGTCTCTCAAAATTAATCCTGAGGCACTATTCGATGTTCAAATTAAACGCCTGCACGCTTATAAGAGACAGCATTTAAATGCTTTACACATTTTAGACCGATATTTGAGAATCAAAGACAATCCTTCAATCAGCATACAGCCAAGAGTATTTATTTTTGGAGCAAAAGCAGCACCGAGTTATCTTTATGCTAAACAAATTATAAAATTGATCAATTCGATTGCAGAACTAGTCAACAATGATCCTGATGTAGGAGATCAATTAAAAGTTGTCTTCTTCGAAAATTATGGTGTATCTTTGGCTGAGAAAATCATTCCAGCAGCTGAAATTAGTGAGCAAATTTCGTTAGCCGGTAAAGAAGCTTCTGGAACAAGCAATATGAAACTAATGGCCAACGGAGCGTTAACACTAGCGACTCTTGACGGTGCAAATATTGAAATCATGGAGTACGCCGGAGAAGAAAATCTCTTTACTTTTGGTCTATCAAGTGATGAAGTTAAAGCTTACGAGCAGACCCATAGTTATGATTCAAAAGGTATCTATGACTCAAACAAGCGATTAAATAGAGTCCTCAATGCTTTGGTTGATGGAACAATTCCAGATGCTCAAAAAGAAGGAGAAGCAGTATTTGACGCTCTGGTACACTATAATGATGAATATTTTGTATTAAAAGATTTTGATTATTATGTAAATGCTCAAGATAAAATTGACGCTTTATACGCAGACAAACGAGCATGGAATCGTAAGTCATTACTGAATATTGCAGCTTCAGCGCCATTTTCGGCCGATTATACAATTAAGCGTTATGCAGATGAAATATGGAAAGCGAAACCACAATGTACAGGAAAGGAAGGCGTACATCCATTAAATGAACCAGTTTAAGACCGTGCTAAAAGTGAAATAACTAAGATGACTTCTTGTCTAGCGTAATATTTTGCTTTCAATTTTAGAATTTACTTGATACACTAAATCTTGCTGTATTGCATTTCAAGTAAAGCAAAAGGACGAGATAAAATGTTCAACAAATTTAGCTTAAATGAATTCGGGACGACCGTTAAACAAGAAGTGTTAGCAGGAATCGTATCATTCTTTTCAGTATCTTATATTTTATTTGTAAATCCAAGTATTCTAGCTCAAGTTGGTGTACCAGCTGAATATAGTGTATTTTCGACAATCTTTGTCGCAGCAATTGGAACATTTTTAATGGGGATCATGGCAAACGCACCATTGGTTATGGCCCCAGGAATGGGAGAAAATGCTTTTTTCGCCTTTACTCTAGTGGCAGGTTTAGGTTTGACATGGCAGGAAGGACTAGCTGCAGTTGTGGTGACAGGCGTGCTGTTCGTACTCGTTGCTTTCTTAGGCATTATGACGTTGTTCAGTGAATCGATACCTAAGGAATTAAAACAAGCGATCACGATTGGAATTGGACTGTTTCTAATCCTGATTGGTTTAGAAAACATGGGAATCTTGATTGATCGTCAATTACATCTTAATTGGATCGGTTTAGCTGGTTTGATTCTAGTTGCTATTTTAAAGAAACTAAATGTTAAAGGTGGTTTCTTGATTGCGATTCTTTTGACCACGATTTTATACTGGATTGTGAATAGTCAAAGTTTTGAACCAATTAGTTTTGATCTAACTGCTCTGGCAGGATATCCTGAGCTTTTAAGCGCACCAGATTATAGTCGGTTTTTGGATTTTGAATTCTGGCTAGGGGTATTCTCACTTTTAATGCTCTTGATATTTGAAACGATTGGAATGCTTGAAGCCTTTATTCCGGATCAGAAGCGTACAAATCAGGGGTACAAAGTAGGAGCAATATCAGGCTTGTTATCAGGGTTATTGGGAACCAGCCCTGCGATTCCCGTTGCCGAAAGTGGTGCAGGGATAGCAGAAGGCGGTAAAACAGGGTTGACTGCTGTTACGGTCAGTGGATTGTTTTTGCTTTCTATCGTCATTACGCCATTTTTATCGTATATTCCTTCTGAAGCTGTAGGACCGGTCATTGTTGTGACGGGAGGGTCTATGATTATTGGTAATTTGAATATCAAAGTGAAGTCTATCGCTGAATGGATTCCGTTATTACTAATCATACTTTTGATTCCGTTGACAGGTAGTATTGTAGAAGGAATGGCTTATGGATTTATTGCTTTTCCGATTATAAAAATGCTTACTGGAAAAAAACAAGATACTAATAAAGTGCTCTGGATTATAAGCTTACTTTTCTTACTCACCCTGATATCGACATTCCTAATCAATTGATAGCAATAAAATAAGCTCGCTACAGAAGGTGCCAACGCATCTTCTGTAGCGAGCTTTTAATAGTTTATAAATGCTGGTTACTTTTTTTCAATAGGGTAGGTTGCATCATCTAACTCATCAAACAGCACGTATTGCTCATTGTCTTTTTTTTCAACAACTAATTGATAGCCAAAATCATCTCTGAGTACAAGACGGCCTGGTGTTTCTTGAGGCAATATCGACTTCAATGATTGGGTATGATATTTACCTGTACCTTCAGAAGAAATTTCCAGGGAAACATTCTTTGAAGATTTTGGTGCATTGACTGACCAATTTCCAATCAAATCTGATTCATAAAAAGAATCTTCATTGGATTTGGCTTGAACGCGACTTGGTTTAATCCAGTTCATGAGTTTCTGTAAAAAAGTTAAGTGCTTCATTATGAAAATACTCCTTTGACAACGCGTAGCTTTTGTTTGTCTAATGTTAGTATACCCTTAATGAGCACGAATAGGTTATCAGAAAGATTACAGTTGTTCGCTTTAATTATAAGAAATCGTTTCGTTATATTACAAATATTTTAATTATTGTCTTAAATGAGGTGCTTTGTAAGTCTTTTGTTAAGAAATAGCTAATTTGAACGTTATGATTGCTGATTGGAAGATACTGATTATTTAGTGTTCATTGGTGATAATTCATTTTTGAATAAAAAAAGCCACTCGCTTTTAGGCAGAGTAGCTTAAATAATAGATGAACGTTAAAGCCTTTGTTTAACCGATAAGCCAGAAATAGCCAATGACGACGACTCCAGCAATAATCCTGTACCAGCCGAAGGCACTAAAGTCGTTTCTGCGGATATATCCCATTAAGAAACGAATAGCAAATACGGAAACGACGAAGGAGACAACACAGCCTACTAGTAGAATAGTCATTTCAGCAGCTGTAAAGTTAAATCCGAATTTTAATAGTTTAAGTGCACTTGCTCCAACCATTATAGGAATCGATAAGAAGAAAGAATATTCAGCAGCAATGGGGCGAGCCGCTCCAATCAAGATAGCACCGATGATCGTTGCACCAGATCGTGAAGTTCCAGGAATCAAAGCCAACACTTGGAAAATCCCGATGATGAAAGCAGTCTTATAGGTTAATTCTTCCCAAGTGGATATAGTTGGCTGCTTACCCTTATTTCTTTTTTCAATAATAATAAAAGCTATACCATAAATAATGAGAACGACCGAAACGGTTACCCAATTATAGAAGTACTGGTTGATGAGATCTTCGAACAAAAATCCGATGATCCCTGCTGGTATGATACCTACGAGTACTTTATACCAGATGTTCCAAGTTTCTTTTTGCTGTGCGTGTGTTTTTGAAGGTGCGAATGGATTTAATTTGTTAAAGAAAAGCAAAATAACAGCAAATATAGAAGCGAGCTGAATCACAACGAAAAACATTTCTTTGAATTGAGTACTGGCATCTAATACAAGAAATTCATCGAACAAGATCATATGACCCGTACTACTGATTGGCAGCCATTCAGTAATACCTTGTACAACTCCTAAAATAATGGCTTTGATAATTTCTATTAGCATAATAAACTCCTATTCGTTTTATGTAAAATTTTGACCTCGTCTATCATACCGAAATTTTCCCGATTTTCCAACTACTTGATGAAAGTTTAAAGGTTTATTAAGATATTACTTGTTCACCATTACTTGTTTCGTACGTATTGGTTCATCTATTCAGTGAAACTATGGTAAGATGAACTAAATCAAGTAGTCGACTAGTGCAAAGCAGTCGGGTATGAGAATACAAATTCTAAGAAAGTAGGGTTAAAAATGGGAATGTTTGATTTCTTGAAAGGTAAGAGCGGTGACGGAGATTCAGCTCAAACGTTGATGAGTCCAGTAAATGGTAAAGTAATCGCAATCGAAGATGTACAAGATCCAGTATTTTCTCAAAAAATGATGGGAGATGGGTTTGGCATCGTACCTAGCGATGGTGATATTTACTCACCAGGAAATGGTAAGGTTGTCAGTGTCTTCCCTACACAACATGCTGTTGGGCTTTTACTAGATAATGGTGTAGAAGTATTGATTCACATTGGTATCGATACGGTTGAACTAGAAGGTGCGCCTTTTGATACGTTAGTAAAAGAAGGCGATAAAGTAACGCCTGAAACTAAAGTCTCGACAGTTAATCTAGAAGAACTTGCTTCTGCAGGTAAAGAAAACACTGTAATTATCGTATTTAGTAACATGGACCAAGTAGATAAGTTTGATTTATCTACAACTGGTGAAACAGCCAGAGGTACGGAAATTGGAACGATTTCTTCTAAAAAATAAAAGCGAACGACTGAAAAAGCACCGACCTTCAAAGAGGTCGATGCTTTTTTATAATGATTATTCAGTTGGTCGTTCATAAGAAAACAAGGTACCCATTTCAGCATATTGATTTCCTGATAATCTAGCCGTTGGATTCAAAGCTTCAGGTAAAATATATTCCTTTTCCGTATCGAATACCGTTTTATCGAAATAAAAGTCGGTTACCTTTAAAAGAAATAAATCGGTAACAATCTGCCCGTTGTCATCTTCTACAGGAATATGCTGATGCAGTTTTGTCTCAAAACGGATTCTAGCTTCTTTAATTCCTGGTACTTTGACTGTTTGACTATCAACTAAGTGTAGGCTCGTACGATCTAGTTCAGTCTCATTAGGAGCGAGTGGAGCAGAAGTCTCGTTCATGTCTTTAGTCAATTCGACGTTGACGATATGAACAACGGCTTCTTTCTGCTCTAAAATATTGCGAGTTGTATCTTTGATTTTATCTCCAGCGCGTAAAACGGCTACTGTCAGCAAAGGCAACTGGTTTGAAGCAGCGCTGAAAAAGCTATAAGGAGCTGCGTTGACAACGCCATCTTTCTCGTTCAGGGAAGTAACCCAGGCAATTGGCCTAGGAATTACACTACCAGAAATAAATTTATATTGTTGTTTTGACGATAAATCGTCTGCTTTAAAATGATGCATGGTTTATACCTCGTCAAATCCAAAGTATTCTTTTTCAAATACTTTTGTGCTTCTTACAGTATCTATTGGACGAACCAAGCCTTCAATCTGTTCACGGTGTGCTTCATAAGCAGGTGGTAAAGCCAATTTTTCTCCTAGTGTTTCGTAATTTTCTTGGTGATCGATAAATCCAGGACCGTCAGTAGCAAACTCAAAGAGAACGCCAGGATACATACGCGCATAAAGAGACTCAAAATAGAAGCGGTCCACATATCCCGAGTTTGCATACCCAAGATTACTTAATTGATCCGTCCAATGATTCAATGCAGCTCTGTCATCTACTCTAAAAGCAACATGGTGAACATTTCCGTATCCTTGACGTGCAGCAGGAAGGATAGTGCTTTCTTCAATAATGAGTCGGCCACCATTACCGCCTTTACCCATTTCATAAAGCGTATATTGATTTTCTTTACTGACTTTTCTAAACTTCAAAGTGTCTTCAAGTACTGAAGCCATTTTATCAATATCATCTACTCTGACGATAACGGGGCCTAAACCATAAATAGCAAACTCTAATGGAACGGGTCCATCTTTCCATGGTTTACCAGGAGCGACACCATCAAGATTTTCGTCTGATACAAGTTGATATTGTTGTTCATCAAAGTCTTCGAACTGAAGAACTTTTACTCCAAATTGTTCTTTGATTTCAGAATGTTTCACATTAAAATGCTCAAAACGTTTCAACCAGTAATCTAATGCGCGATCACTCGGTACTCGAAAAGATGATCTTGAGATATCGTTTGTTCCTTTAGAACCTTTAGGGTTATTTGGGAAGTCGAAAAAGGTCATATCTGTTCCTGGATTTCCTTCATCATCAGCAAAAAATAAGTGATAGGTCTGAATATCGTCTTGATTAACGGTTTTTTTGACTAGACGTAAACCAATAATGTTTGTGAACCATTCGTAATTTTTCTCTGCACTACTAGTCATAGCCGTTACGTGATGTATACCTGTGATTTCTTGAGTTGTCATATTTATTCCTCCAATTTGTTTGGTGATGGTTTGTGTGTGATGATGCTGTTGCCTAATTGTTCTACTGTTTCATCCAAAGTAAAACCAGGATTAAGAGTTGCTAGTTCAACTCTTAATCCTGAAGGACTCAGGACATAGAGACTTTTGAAATAATGTCTGTCTGCTAGTTTCTCTATAGTATAGCCTAATTTTCCTGCACGAGTCTTGTAATGCATCAAGTCAGATTCGTTTTTGACACTAAAAGCAATATGGTCTATCGAGCCTTTACCCATCCTAGAACGCTCGGTCGTTTCAGTGGAGTGAAATAGTAATAGATTTTGAGAAGGTTCTTTTAAAC
Coding sequences within:
- a CDS encoding glycogen/starch/alpha-glucan phosphorylase; the protein is MFNSVDAFTQEYKQQFQNLYAFTYDQGTNEQQYTALGTLIKNKLSKNWKATREQYLEDKVKQVYYFSMEFLPGRQLKSNAYNMNILPVIEEGVQALGLDFEHLVEAEADPALGNGGLGRLASCFMDSLASLGIPGNGNGIRYQYGLFRQKFVDGHQVELPEYWLRNQNVWETRNDQSSYIVRFGGNIWLEADQQGHLIPQYEDTQNVLAVPYDTPMVGYKTNKINNLRLWSAEIPVEEEENYHSLQAIEPIKEITQVLYPDDSNYEGRLLRLKQEYFMVSAGVQSIVRQFRKYNLPRKYFPEKIAIHINDTHPALVVPELMRILIDEEHLSWEQAWEITSKTCSYTNHTVLREALEKWPIEMMKSLLPRIYMIIDEINHRFVEENLPLYGESLTWKTAILQDGMVNMAHLAIIGSYSVNGVARLHTDILMNDVLKDFFTLYPGKFNNKTNGITQRRWMHLANPTLTELIDSKIGEEWKQNPAELKLLKALEKDEQTLDQLAEIKYQNKVKLADYVEKVQSLKINPEALFDVQIKRLHAYKRQHLNALHILDRYLRIKDNPSISIQPRVFIFGAKAAPSYLYAKQIIKLINSIAELVNNDPDVGDQLKVVFFENYGVSLAEKIIPAAEISEQISLAGKEASGTSNMKLMANGALTLATLDGANIEIMEYAGEENLFTFGLSSDEVKAYEQTHSYDSKGIYDSNKRLNRVLNALVDGTIPDAQKEGEAVFDALVHYNDEYFVLKDFDYYVNAQDKIDALYADKRAWNRKSLLNIAASAPFSADYTIKRYADEIWKAKPQCTGKEGVHPLNEPV
- a CDS encoding NCS2 family permease, yielding MFNKFSLNEFGTTVKQEVLAGIVSFFSVSYILFVNPSILAQVGVPAEYSVFSTIFVAAIGTFLMGIMANAPLVMAPGMGENAFFAFTLVAGLGLTWQEGLAAVVVTGVLFVLVAFLGIMTLFSESIPKELKQAITIGIGLFLILIGLENMGILIDRQLHLNWIGLAGLILVAILKKLNVKGGFLIAILLTTILYWIVNSQSFEPISFDLTALAGYPELLSAPDYSRFLDFEFWLGVFSLLMLLIFETIGMLEAFIPDQKRTNQGYKVGAISGLLSGLLGTSPAIPVAESGAGIAEGGKTGLTAVTVSGLFLLSIVITPFLSYIPSEAVGPVIVVTGGSMIIGNLNIKVKSIAEWIPLLLIILLIPLTGSIVEGMAYGFIAFPIIKMLTGKKQDTNKVLWIISLLFLLTLISTFLIN
- a CDS encoding DUF4828 domain-containing protein, which translates into the protein MKHLTFLQKLMNWIKPSRVQAKSNEDSFYESDLIGNWSVNAPKSSKNVSLEISSEGTGKYHTQSLKSILPQETPGRLVLRDDFGYQLVVEKKDNEQYVLFDELDDATYPIEKK
- a CDS encoding flavin reductase family protein, whose protein sequence is MHHFKADDLSSKQQYKFISGSVIPRPIAWVTSLNEKDGVVNAAPYSFFSAASNQLPLLTVAVLRAGDKIKDTTRNILEQKEAVVHIVNVELTKDMNETSAPLAPNETELDRTSLHLVDSQTVKVPGIKEARIRFETKLHQHIPVEDDNGQIVTDLFLLKVTDFYFDKTVFDTEKEYILPEALNPTARLSGNQYAEMGTLFSYERPTE
- a CDS encoding undecaprenyl-diphosphate phosphatase, producing MLIEIIKAIILGVVQGITEWLPISSTGHMILFDEFLVLDASTQFKEMFFVVIQLASIFAVILLFFNKLNPFAPSKTHAQQKETWNIWYKVLVGIIPAGIIGFLFEDLINQYFYNWVTVSVVLIIYGIAFIIIEKRNKGKQPTISTWEELTYKTAFIIGIFQVLALIPGTSRSGATIIGAILIGAARPIAAEYSFFLSIPIMVGASALKLLKFGFNFTAAEMTILLVGCVVSFVVSVFAIRFLMGYIRRNDFSAFGWYRIIAGVVVIGYFWLIG
- a CDS encoding ring-cleaving dioxygenase → MTTQEITGIHHVTAMTSSAEKNYEWFTNIIGLRLVKKTVNQDDIQTYHLFFADDEGNPGTDMTFFDFPNNPKGSKGTNDISRSSFRVPSDRALDYWLKRFEHFNVKHSEIKEQFGVKVLQFEDFDEQQYQLVSDENLDGVAPGKPWKDGPVPLEFAIYGLGPVIVRVDDIDKMASVLEDTLKFRKVSKENQYTLYEMGKGGNGGRLIIEESTILPAARQGYGNVHHVAFRVDDRAALNHWTDQLSNLGYANSGYVDRFYFESLYARMYPGVLFEFATDGPGFIDHQENYETLGEKLALPPAYEAHREQIEGLVRPIDTVRSTKVFEKEYFGFDEV
- a CDS encoding PTS glucose transporter subunit IIA, with protein sequence MGMFDFLKGKSGDGDSAQTLMSPVNGKVIAIEDVQDPVFSQKMMGDGFGIVPSDGDIYSPGNGKVVSVFPTQHAVGLLLDNGVEVLIHIGIDTVELEGAPFDTLVKEGDKVTPETKVSTVNLEELASAGKENTVIIVFSNMDQVDKFDLSTTGETARGTEIGTISSKK